A single genomic interval of Trichosurus vulpecula isolate mTriVul1 chromosome 6, mTriVul1.pri, whole genome shotgun sequence harbors:
- the LOC118853829 gene encoding olfactory receptor 1038-like, whose amino-acid sequence MAKGNHSQVTEFILLGLTTRPELQVVLFIIFLIIYSISVVGNLGLILLIQVSSHLHTPMYFFLSHLAFVDFSVTSAITPNMLINFVQETNVISFHACAIQVYCFISFVNIEMFLLAVMAYDRYVAIGNPLLYTVAMSHRLCVQLVAVPYVYCFSVALFHTIITFQFSYCASNVINHFYCDDIPLLALSCSDTHVKEILIFTFAGFDMISSLLIVIISYVFIVAAILRIRSTEGRLKAFSTCGSHMVAVTIFYGTLIFMYLKPRSSHSLDTDKMTSVFYTIVIPMLNPLIYSLRNKDVKAALRKGLGNSWIVVHLRQLGK is encoded by the coding sequence ATGGCTAAAGGCAATCATTCTCAAGTTACTGAGTTCATTCTTTTGGGCCTCACCACCCGTCCAGAGCTGCAGGTTGTACTGTTTATCATATTTCTCATCATCTATTCCATTAGTGTTGTGGGAAATCTTGGCCTGATCCTACTAATCCAAGTCAGTTCTCACCTTCACAcacccatgtacttcttccttagCCACTTAGCCTTTGTGGATTTTTCCGTTACTTCTGCCATTACCCCCAACATGCTCATTAACTTTGTTCAGGAAACCAATGTTATTTCTTTCCATGCATGTGCCATCCAGGTGTACTGCTTCATCTCATTTGTAAACATCGAGATGTTTCTCTTGGCTGTGATGGCCTATGATCGTTATGTAGCCATAGGCAACCCTCTGCTCTACACTGTTGCAATGTCTCACAGGCTCTGTGTGCAGCTGGTAGCTGTTCCTTATGTGTACTGCTTCTCTGTGGCACTCTTTCACACCATCATCACATTCCAGTTTTCTTATTGTGCCTCTAATGTTATTAACCACTTCTACTGTGATGACATTCCTCTCCTAGCTCTCTCCTGCTCAGACACTCATGTCAAAGAAATCTTGATATTTACCTTTGCTGGATTTGACATGATTTCTTCCTTGTTGATTGTCATCATCTCTTATGTCTTCATCGTTGCTGCCATCTTGAGGATCCGCTCAACAGAGGGCAGACTCAAGGCCTTCTCTACCTGTGGTTCTCACATGGTGGCTGTCACCATTTTCTATGGCACACTGATCTTTATGTATTTGAAGCCCCGGTCTAGCCATTCACTGGACACAGATAAAATGACATCAGTGTTTTATACCATAGTGATCCCCATGTTGAACCCCCTCATTTACAGCTTGAGGAACAAGGATGTGAAAGCTGCTCTCAGGAAAGGGCTAGGAAATAGCTGGATAGTTGTTCATTTAAGACAATTAGGCAAATAA
- the LOC118853951 gene encoding olfactory receptor 1038-like gives MANSNHSQVTEFILLGLTTRPELQVVLFIIFLIVYSISVVRNLGLILLIQVSSQLHTPMYFFLSHLAFVDFSFTSAITPNMLINFVQETNVISFHACAIQVYCFISFVNIEMFLLAVMAYDRYVAIGNPLLYTVAMSHRLCVQLVAVPYVYCFSMALFHTIITFQFSYCASNVINHFYCDYIPLLALSCSDTHVKEILIFAFARFDIISSLLIVIISYIFIIAAILRIRSTEGRLKAFSTCGSHMVAVTIFYGTLIFMYLQPQSNHSLDTDKMTSVFYTTVIPMLNPLIYSLRNKDVKAALRKGLGNSLILVHLRNFCK, from the coding sequence ATGGCTAACAGCAATCATTCTCAAGTTACTGAGTTCATTCTTTTGGGCCTCACCACCCGTCCAGAGCTGCAGGTTGTACTGTTTATCATATTTCTCATCGTCTATTCAATTAGTGTTGTGAGAAATCTTGGCTTGATCCTCCTAATCCAGGTAAGTTCCCAACTTCACAcacccatgtacttcttccttagCCACTTGGCCTTTGTGGATTTTTCATTTACTTCGGCAATTACCCCTAACATGCTCATTAACTTTGTTCAGGAAACCAATGTTATTTCTTTCCATGCATGTGCCATCCAGGTGTACTGCTTCATCTCATTTGTAAACATCGAGATGTTTCTCTTGGCTGTGATGGCCTATGATCGCTATGTAGCCATTGGCAACCCTCTGCTCTACACTGTTGCAATGTCTCACAGGCTCTGTGTGCAGCTGGTAGCTGTTCCTTATGTGTACTGCTTCTCCATGGCACTCTTTCACACCATCATCACATTCCAGTTTTCTTATTGTGCCTCTAATGTTATTAACCACTTCTATTGTGATTACATTCCTCTCTTAGCCCTCTCCTGCTCAGATACTCATGTCAAAGAAATCTTGATATTTGCTTTTGCCAGATTTGACATAATCTCTTCCTTGTTGATTGTCATCATCTCCTATATCTTCATTATTGCCGCCATCTTGAGGATCCGCTCAACAGAAGGCAGACTCAAGGCCTTCTCTACCTGTGGTTCCCACATGGTGGCTGTCACCATTTTCTATGGCACACTGATCTTTATGTATTTGCAGCCACAGTCTAACCATTCATTGGATACGGATAAAATGACGTCAGTGTTTTATACTACAGTGATCCCCATGTTGAACCCCCTCATTTATAGCTTGAGGAACAAGGATGTGAAAGCTGCTCTCAGGAAAGGGCTGGGAAATAGCTTGATACTTGTTCATTTAAGAAATTTCTGCAAATGA
- the LOC118855083 gene encoding olfactory receptor 1038: protein MAKFNFTQVTEFILKGITDRPELQAPLFMVFSAIYIVTVVGNLGLIILIRIDSRLHTPMYFFLSHLAFVDFCYSSAITPKMVVNFVVEKNTISFNACATQLGCFLTFMITECFLLASMAYDRYVAICNPLLYSVIMSQKVSIQLVAVPYIYSFLVALFHTIVTFRLSYCGPNVINHFYCDDLPLLALACSSTHTKEMLIFAFAGFDMICSSSIVLISYIFIITAILRIRSTEGRLKAFSTCGSHMVAVTIFYGTLIFMYLQPKSSHSLDTDKMASVFYTVVIPMLNPLIYSLRNKEVKEALKKAQARGHETLKMLQSRM, encoded by the coding sequence ATGGCAAAATTCAACTTCACACAAGTGACTGAATTTATTCTAAAAGGGATCACAGATCGCCCTGAGCTCCAGGCACCACTCTTTATGGTTTTCTCAGCCATCTACATAGTCACAGTGGTAGGGAACCTTGGATTAATTATATTAATCAGGATTGACTCTCGACTTCATACAcctatgtattttttccttagTCATTTAGCTTTTGTTGACTTCTGCTATTCCTCAGCCATCACACCCAAAATGGTGGTAAATTTTGTAGTGGAGAAAAATACCATTTCATTTAATGCTTGTGCAACCCAACTAGGATGTTTTCTGACATTTATGATCACTGAGTGTTTCCTTTTAGCATCCATGGCCTATGATCGTTACGTAGCTATTTGTAATCCACTGCTTTACTCAGTCATTATGTCTCAGAAAGTCTCCATTCAGTTAGTTGCTGTTCCCTATATATACAGTTTTTTGGTTGCATTGTTCCATACAATTGTTACATTCCGATTATCTTATTGTGGCCCCAATGTCATCAATCATTTTTATTGTGATGACCTTCCTCTCTTGGCCCTGGCCTGCTCAAGCACCCATACAAAAGAGATGTTGATTTTTGCCTTTGCTGGGTTTGACATGATTTGTTCTTCATCAATTGTCCTCATCTCCTATATTTTCATAATCACTGCCATCTTGCGTATCCGTTCCACAGAGGGCAGACTCAAAGCTTTCTCCACCTGTGGCTCCCATATGGTGGCTGTCACCATTTTCTATGGCACATTGATCTTTATGTACCTACAACCAAAGTCAAGCCACTCCCTGGACACAGACAAAATGGCATCAGTCTTCTACACAGTGGTGATCCCCATGTTGAACCCTCTAATCTACAGTTTAAGGAACAAAGAGGTAAAAGAGGCCCTGAAGAAGGCTCAAGCTAGAGGACATGAAACATTAAAGATGCTTCAGTCCAGAATGTAA